CAGCTGCTACGAAGCGCGGCAGGAGGCGGCAGGATGCGCGATGGTCGGGCAGCACGGGTCGTTGGGTGCATCCCGGCCCCAGCACGGTCGAGAGCAGGCGTCCGCGGGGAATTAGGGTGAGAGAAATGAgtctccagcagccagctgtgctCAGCCTGGCCTTGCGGTTTCAACCCAAAACggctcctcttccccttccccccctcacGGCCCCTCTTTTGGGGTCCCAAAGGGAGCACACGTGCAAGCAAATGCCTTGGCCGAGGTTTCACAAATCAGAAGGGGCCGAGAGCaggctggaaggaaaatatCCCAGGAAAGCTGCTGCGAGCACCAGGATTTAACCCAGGAGAGGGCTAAGGCACCCGTGGCGAGAAAGCAGCAGGTAGGGGACCACGTTTGGAGGCCCTCAGAGCCACGCAGAATCCTCGGAGGCAGCAGGAGGCGTGATGCCGCTCGGGGCACTTGCGGTGCCCGGCTGGGAGACGGGGGTGCAGCCGCAGCACCCCCCGAGGGTTTTAGAGCTGAGCTCACAGGGCCTGGTCTCTGCTCAGCGAGGAGGGACAAACCGCCCCCAAGTGCTTCTCACTTCCCTCTTGAGGGCATGCGAGGGTGGAAACTGCAAGTCCCCCGCTGCTATTTACGGGGGCAGGTTTCCCCTGCAAAACCCCGAGAGCcggcgggcagggctggggccgtAGCTCCAGGCCCTCTCTGCGCCACGCTCAGGCAGAGCAGACAGACCCCGAAATCACGATTTCCTTCGCCCTGCAGGCGAACGGGCCCTGGGCTCTGCTTTCCCCCGGGGCACAGAGCTTTGTGGGCTGAGGCTGCGGCGGGACGGCCACCAGCGGCACGCGGCCAAAGGCGCGCTTTCCTCCCAGAGCTCCCCCAGTGGGATTTCCAGCATGCAGCCAGGATTTCCACCCTCCCAGCCatgcctctgcctccctgctcctttcCAGACCCTGCCACATCCAGCTGCCGTGGGGCTGAGCAGCCGCAGGGCGCTGGGTTTCTCTGCTCTGGGCTCTGTTTGCTGCGGGCAGGTCCAGCCTCGGATGCCCCTGCAGCAGATGCAGAGCGGGGAGGGGAACACGGCCCGTCTGGAGAGGTTTGGGGTTGGAGGCAGGGATGGAAATGCCAGAGAGCTCCTACAGCAGAGGGGCCACCAGCGGGACAGTGGCTTCTCTGAGGAGACGTGTCCCAGCCCAGGATGCTCACGGCAGAGCTTTTCCCCTGCGCCAGCCTCTGCCATGAGCAGTGTGCTCGGTCAAACGCAGCGAGTGGCCCCTCGGTCCCTCCCTGTGACACCGTGGCAAGTACAGAGCCGGAGTTTTTTAACTAAGCGGAAAAACCTTGACACTGCCCCGCTGATGTTTATAGAAAGTATCAGGTAttgcttcttccttccccctccggctgcttctgcagaaatcATCCCGGGGCTGAGCTGAGTCACCGTCCCACCGCATTCACGGTGCCCCTCGCATCTTCccagggagaaaaagggagaaaaaccaCCAGGAGTGAATGCACCAGGGGAAAAGGGGCAAAACCAGTAGCTGCCcagtctgtttttgttttttgttttgtttttgaggtgCCACAGGGTGCTGTGGGGGCCCAGGGCAGCCGTTGGGGCTCGGTGACAGCAGCCCGCTCCCTCCCGTGCCAGCTCGGCAAAGGGCCCCACGGCTCCactccttccctgctctgctgacCAAAGCCATCCCACTTTCAGGGTGAGGTGAGCCCTAAAAATAACTCTATAGCTTatccccaggggctgccagcagTACAGCAGTGGCCCTGCTGAGGCTTCCTGCACCCACTGCCAGCAGCGGGAGCAGCGCTGAGCCCGGCCGCGACCCGCGGTGCCCACGCCGGGCAGCTCAGCCCTCCTGCAACCCTCCTGCCCCCGAGGCGTGTGTGTACCAGAAAACAGCAGCGGTGCCAGCGTGCCGTTGGGAGCCACGGGATGCTCTCGAGATGGCCAGCAGGAGACGGACAGGCCGGCAGCATGGCCCGAGCCTCCTGCAGATGGAACAGGAGGGGTGCGCAGGGCAGCGCTCGCTGCCGCACGGCATCAATAAAACGCTCCCCGACAGGAATACCCCGATTGGGGTGTCCCCACGCGACAGGGACAGTGCTCCTCTCCACTTGCACCTTGCACGGTGGCACCCCCGTGGCTGCACAGCCTTTTgctcagctggagctgctccttTCTCGgcaaagctgggaaaaaaaaacaacgaccCTCTCggcaaagctggaaaaaaaaaaaaaaaaaaacaacgaccctctcctgccccagggcagctgcgttctctgcagaagaaaacctcCCGCCGGAGGTGGGCGATGCAAGGGCAGGTGCTGCACACACCAAGCTGggagctctccctgctgcaacGTGGCCACCAGGACCGGCACATCCCTTCCTCGTGCCCCGGTGGCCCTGGGAGGCGGCCTCCCCCCGTGCCCCCGCTCCCCCGGCAGCCCTGGAGCCAATGCAGCGCGCTGCATGAGCGGCCGATTTGCATCGGAGGGATAAGGGGAAGCCCCAGGAAACGCATGGCCCAGGCATTAATCAAATCTACCTCTAATAATAAACCTCCCGAGCAATGCGCGGGCTCGGAGCGCGCAGTGCGATGGCAGGAGCCGAGGGGGAGTAGCCGCCGTGCCAGAGCCACGCGTGAGTTGTGCCCGCGGAGGGGCTGCGAGAGGGCTGGGGGCGAGGGGCTTGCGTGCGCCAGGGCCGCGGGGACGTTTCCAGAGAGCTggcggggagcggaggggcTCCTTGGAGGGCTGGGGGTGAAATGGTCGCTTCATGCTTTGGGTGGAGGTTTCAGGAGTTCGGGTGCCCTGGCGGGGCATCCcgggcagggagctcagccaCTGGGCAgggtttctgttaaaaaaaaaaccctccttggacctgcccttgctgcagagagggagcggggaaggagctgcccagcctgcagctccctcggCTGACGCAGCCCCAGCCCGCCGTGTCCCATCCAGCTGTCCCACGCCAGAACCCGCTGTGCGTAGCGCAGGGATGGCCGGGCTCACTGACACCCGCGgggctcccctccctccctggggGTCTTCTCTGTGGGGACAAAAAGTCTTCAAAGTGCATCGGAGGAGAGCATGGGCCTGAGCCTCGCTATGCCCCAGGGATCATCTTCAGCCAATTCGATAGAACGtaattgtttaatttcataGCGGCGTTAATTGAACAGCAGGGACTGGAAGGGCCGCATCCCTGCGCGGAGAGGATTTATCCTTCACTTTGCGAGGATGGGAGGGCTTCACCCACACTGCCCCGGGTGGGATCCAGCTCACAGCCAGAGCTGGAAGCTCGTCCTCAGCCCCTTGGCAGGGATGTtgctgctctgggcagcggCAGGACAGACGGACCGACACACAAAGCCTCCGACTGCCGTGCGCTCCCAAGTACGAGAGGGAGAGAGTCACGTCCCTGTGGGAGCGCAGGGGCACTTCTATACCAAAATCAAAGTTTGGCTTCGAAAGGCAGCATCGCAGTGGCCCCAGCCGAGGCAAGAGGTGGCTTCGAGGCACGCGGAGGCTGGTGCCGTGCCGGGCGGTGTTGGGTTTTCATTGTTTCGGGCTCCTCGGCCGCCCGCACAGGAAACAGCTGCGCACCCAGCTCCGCTCCGCAGAGGGATGCGTTCACCCACGAGCCTCTCGGTCAGCAAAAGGCTGCTAACAAGCAAGctaataattaaattttaatttgttccGGACTTTTCTGCTGCTTAGGGCTCCCACCAATGCCTCGCTCCTGCCCCTCATCAgaccccttccctctccccagcccgCAACCACGGGGCACGTCGCGGCCATGTAGGATGGGACAAATGGCTCCTTGCGGGGACAAAAGTCCTTCCACAGCCACGTGTcccagctggtgctggtggaaACAGTGCTTAAAGCTCTCCCAGACAGgcttctctcctgctgctgcttaggGAAGTGTGACACCTCAAAACTTGCTTTCAGGATGATGCCAGAACGCCAAACAGAGACGTCAGAAATTACGCGCAGGATGGCAGAAACTGCCCCTCGGCCACAGGGGAGCTCAGAAGTTTCCAGAATTCAAAATCGTTTCAGAAGATGGTGCTAGCAGTCATTCTGGTtgcatttctgctccttttGGTAAAAGATGTATaggcaggagcaggcagttTGGCATATCCCCACGCCCTCAGGGCACAGCAAGGGGCCACGCAGGGACCAGGGTGCTCACCCCGCATGTCCTCAGGGTCCAGCTTATAACCCCCATGAGGATGTCCTGTGCTTGCTAAGCCTGAAGCAGATTTTGCTGTACGCTTTTAGCCCAAGCCTAGGGCTGGGGCACAGCGGGTGTCCCCCCCTGCACGGGGTCCCCAGGGCGGCCGCAGGGTCCCCGTCAGCACCACCTTCCCCAGAGCCTCTTTCCTCCCGTTCTGCAGCCATGGATGGGACGCACCTGGGCTGTGATGCCATGAACAACTGCACCGACCAGCAGTACTGGGACGCCCTCGTCTGCCAGTGCATCCCCTGCAGCCTCATATGCGGCCGGTCCGCGGTGAGGAGGTGTGCTGCCCTGTGCGGTGAGTGGGGAAAGGTTGGAACCACGGGGCAGGCTCTGGGAGGGCTCGTCTCAAGCCCAAAGCACTGGGAGATGTGATGACTGCGTTGACCGGGATCAAGTTGTCCACATCCCCGTACTGCTCCTTCCTGGGGTCCTAGGGAGCCTTCCTGGAGCTGCATTAACAGAGAGAGCCCCCATCTGTGACACCCTGCCCTCGGAAGGGACACATCAGGCCCTGCTAATGTGGGTGATGACACACTCGAGCAGTACACgagccctgtgctgcagcaggcaccaaggctggatgctgcagagcagaggcgCAGCGCAGCCGGAGCCTGCGCTCAGCAAGGCGTTGTGTCTCCAAGAGGGCTGAGGGTGGGAGATTCCGTCCCCATGGTCCCAAGCCCGTGCTCAGGCAGGTTTTGGTGTGCCCCAAAAAGCCACACAAGCCCCAGGGGCCAGGAGCTCTaagagcagcaccaggagctcaCTGCCACGGGCAGGCATGGCTGCACCCCGTCGCCTTCCccacacagcagccagcaaACCCCTTTCCCCGGTATTCATTATCTGTCCGAACAcctccagctgccagctccaAAGATGCTTTCAACACTTCCAACAGCGTCGTTCAGATCTTGCCCTGCACCTTTGGGAGCTGCGGACTCATTCCAAGAAGCCGTGGGCTCGTCCCCACGTGAACCCAGGCAGGGAGGGCCCCGGGCTGGGAGGTGacggggaggcaggaggagccaTGCGGGCAGAAGGACGCGCTCAGGGCGAGGACGTGCTCAGGACGAGCCCCgttcctttccctcccttcccacagAGTCCATGGTTTGCAACAGGAAAGCCGGCTTCTACTACGACAAGCTCCTGAAAAAATGCATCAACTGTGCCACGGTCTGCGGGCAGCACCCGAAGCAGTGCGACCCCTCCTGCGGATGTAAGGCTGCGTGCgagggcagggggagcggggggctgtggggcagggtcCCACAAGGGCTGGGCTAAAAAAGGGGCTGGGTTATGGGGTGGAAGCCGGGGAAGAGGCAGCAAACCCTGCTCTCTGATCCTCAGGGGTTGGTGCATGGccttggggagggggagaaggaagggatgggCCCTTTCCCCTCAGATCAATAAGTCCCACCTCGGGGTTGATATGTGGGTGCTGGAGaaatggggagggagggaagatcTCCTCCATTAGCcgtaaaaaaacacaaccaaacacaGGAGCTGCAGCGCTGCTTTCAACTCCTTCCCAAGCGGAGCACGAGTGCTCTTAGCAGCACCCTGCCCCTATCAAAAAGTCACTAGGGTGAGCTGCGTGCCGGGGGGGGTCTAagctctcttctctctctgcctgGCCCCCAGCAGGTGCCCTGGTCACCACCCCCCCTCCGCCGGCCGCCCTGGTCACAGCGCTGCCTCCCGCGGCCGCGGTGGAGCAGAAGGCGTGCGCGGAGCAGGAGCCGTGGCTGGTGGTTtacctgctgctggggctctgcctcTGCGCCCTCATCTGCTCCCTCTTCCTGGGCTGGACACACCTGCggaggaaaggagaggtggGATCCTGCCAGGCCAGCGCCGGGACCTGCCACCGCAGGGAGGACTCCTCCAAGGGTGAGTGCTGGGGGCACCGGGAGGCgacggggagctgggggtggttGGCAGCCAGGTTCTGCCAGTGAGGTGCTGCACAGCCCAGTCTGAGCCTGAAGAAATCAGGGCTAGGGGCCTGTGCCCCAATTCTCCCCCCAACCCCTTCTCAGGCACTCACGCAGGGTTGTGCAGAGGGCAAGAGCTGCACTGCTGGCCAGTGATGTCccgaggcaggaggaggaactgcGAAAATCTGACCCTCTTCCCCAAGGAGCCACCACTGTGGCCACTTCCTTTGGTTTCCCACAGGAACCACCTTCGGGAAGACCCGGGGCTTTCACAGCAAGTACAGCTCTGGGTTTATTCGCTCGGGGCTGCGCTGGGGCTAGCTGCTACCTGGCCAGGACCACGCTCACACAAGTTTGCTCCCTTGAAACGtcgcagcccagcagctgaaTTTCCTTGCAGCATCAAAGCCCAAAGTTTTGGCCTTGGAGCCAGGGGGGGCTTCACAAGTCTTTGGAGTAGGAAGAAAAGATGGGGAAAGGTTAACACCGAGTAAGCCAACACAGAAAAGATGTTTTGactttccccctcctcttctcccctgccttctcttaaatatatatatataactatcTATTTATGTGTACAGATATTAGTTTACATACATAAGCTTCAGAGCTGGATGAGGAAAATCAGGAAGCGCACGCGAGGTGGTGCTCCAGTCGGGCTCAGTCCCCAGCAGCGCTGCAATCTGAGCCACTCTTGGCTTCATCCCAGGACGCTGGCACTGGGCACTCGCTTCTGAGGGAGACTGACAGGTTCAGAGAGATTTACTGCATGCTTCTTCATAGCCCCAGCCTAGCCTTGCTTATCGGACCTCAGATGATGGAGCAGAGCCCTCTGACAGCCCGCAGAGCAGCGTGCGGCCCTTcagcctgtcctgctgcagcccctgcacctTGCAGAGCACCGCACCGTTTCATTCGCATGTGCTACAAAATGAGCACTTAAGGAAAAGACAATTTACATGCGAtactataaatattaaaattacatcAGTGCTAAAGCTCCAGCCTTCCTGCTCGAGGCACTCACCCATTCACAAGGCAGGCTGTGCGCTGCAGGCCGCATTGCGGGCACGATGTGGGGGCTTTACcgggggtggagggaggtggGTTCCAGCACTGGAGAGCCTTTCCTGGGTAAAAGCTGCTCCTAAACACCTCAGGCTAACACCCGGCGTTCATTTGCAGATCGCCTGGTGGAAGCGGGCAGCGTTGGTGATGGATCCACCGGCAGCAGGGTCCCCGAGCCAGTGGAAACCTGTGGCTTCTGCTTCCCCGGACACGGCTCGGCTGTACAGGAGAGCAAAGCGCACCAcagcccctcctgccacccGGGGGAGAGGGCCGCGGCCGCTCACACCGGGGTGTGCAGCACGGGAAGCGCTGGGGCGATTCCCAGCCCTGACGACGGCCATTTTAAGATCATTTGCTCTCCTTCACAAGAGAAGACGCCCATGGCGTGACTGCAGTGAATGCTCCTGCATGAAAGGAGGGctgccccctctgcccccaaAACACGGCTGCTTCTCCCTCCgatcccagccccagctcctgccagggcaGGTGGACACAGCTCAGCCTCGTCCCAGGGGCTGTAGGTCACGGACAGTGCCATTCTCTTCTTGGAAACCCAAACTCTCCTTGTTCCAGTGATGGACGTTTCTCCCCATTCAGCCATGCCTCCGTGCTCTGACCTGACCTCCGCAGACAACTCCGTACTTCCCGGCCCTTGGGACTGGAGGCCTGCGGGGGCTTCTCAGCCCGGTTCCTCCACCAGCATTGCTTTGCCCCTGCGAAGGGCACCGATGCCTGTGGCAAGAGCCAGGCCCCCACCTTTCCGTTTGAAAACTCTGCCTTGCACCACAAGTGGTTTccaagcagagctgtgctcGTCTGGGACATGCTCAATGGACTGAAAGCAGATGCAGCGGTGGTGCCATGCGCCATTTCAAGAATTAGCCAGGTAGCAACACCTCGCACAGAGCCCAGGTGTGACAGAGCAGCCTGGCCTCAATCCATCGCCCCTGGGCTGCGGGCTGGGTGCCTGCCTCACCCACCGAGAGGTCTCCTCTCCTCAGGACTACGGCGAGTTTTCCAGataattatttcaaagcattttaaagcgTCTCGGACCTTTCAGACAAAGCTGTGGCCTGGCCTACTCCAgcctcccagggctggggcacggaCTCAGACCCAGACATTCCTCACAAACATTGTGAAGACTGTTGAAGGCCATTGCCATGCTCCCAAGAGCAGCACATTTGCTGACTTCAACAAAGTTCCTTTACAGCAAGAGCATTCAGTGTATGAGCTCCGCAGGCAGCTTTCAACGCTGCTTTGAGAGGAGGAAAGGACACGGGGCAGCGAGGCTTTGCCTTACACCAGGATATGACGCTGCATGACAGGAGCTCTGGAGGCACCAAAATGACCGTTGGAATTGGGTTTAGATGTGAAAAATCATCCAAAGCCAAGAACTTTCTGGAAGACTTGATACTTTGATGCACTCCTGGTCTGGATTACCTGAAATAACCGGTAACGGTGAGGGGCTGTGATGTGGCAGATTTGaggaaaggtttttgtttgacCTGTATTTGAAAGCTACTATGGAAAAATGTGGGTTTCAACATGTAATGTCAAGTTCTCATTCTCATTAAAAGAGAGCGTAGGAATGTTTTGCTTGGTGAGAAGTCCCTCCTGATAGGAGATCCCTATCCCTATGCCATAAGTTTCTCAGACCAGCCCTCCAAACTTGAAAGAATACACAGGGAAGGGGCAACAGATGGACAAATTGGTGATAGGAAAGTTCAGCACAGAACAGAGGGCCACAGTAGCTGAGGCCATGTGAGCCTCCCCACCCTctcatcctcctccttctctccaggctttctcttcattttcttggttTCCTCTCCCAGAGCCTCCCCCTCTCAGGCTCAGCAGATGAAGGGGCTTTGCACTTACCATGGGGCAGCTCTTGTGCATTTCCATCCGTGCCACGTCCCCGCCACCCTGAGCGCTTCCCAGCAAGGCCGGGGACTCCAGGAGGACGCCTGTAAGCAGGTGCAGTGTCACCTCAcactgcccagccccagcaccgagggGGCAGGCAGCTTCAGCTCAGGTGTCACCTTGGGGGACAGGTACCCACCATGTAATGGGAACCCCCCCACATCATCTGTGTgaagcaatttaaaacaaacaaacaaaaagaaaaccaaacaacaaaccTGAACACGCCCTGAACATGCAATTAGAGCATCTCTCGAGGCTTGGGAAGCATCAATTATTCAAACCAAGGCTTTAGGAAAGCTTTTACGCGAGCTGCCACAAGAGCTCACCCCGCCTGGCTCTGgcaagctgcagctcctgctccggcTGCCCATGGGGGGCAGAGCCTGTGTCGGGCTGAGGCTGTCCCTGTTGCCTCcatgcagccccagctgctgcttgctgcttgcAAGTGctcccccttttcctccagCACTCACTGCAATACAcgggggaagcagcagcctgcagtttGGGTCCTAGAAACTGGGGGAAAACACCCATCAGAAGTCAGGtccctccttccagccctgATAAGCGAGAGGGGAGCGTTCAGTCAGGCGTGGCCTCCTCTCCTCTGGGGAACGTAAATACTGTTAtcagcagagagaggaaaaggtaaCATGGAGCGTCACGGAGGTCAGATCAGCAGTAACACGCAGGCTCCCAGATAGAGCAGCTGCATGCTGGGGAATCACAAGTTGGTGGGTTTGGTATCATGTCTGCAGCCCCTGGCCAACAGCTCTGACAGAGCACGCCTGGTGAGATCCCTCTGAATAGCAGAAGGACACGGTAAGCATGGGACACAGGCCATCACCACCTAGGATAAATACTTTAGGTAATTAAGGGCACTGACTTCCAAGCCAGAGCATCCACAAAGGGGCTTAAGCTGCTTctaattttcctgcttttgctcAGGTTTTCATTAGGCACCAGCCTCAAGCAAAGCTTTCTCTCCTATCCAGTGGCTGAGTGAGGAAAAGGTACGACACCGACAGCCACCTTCTGGCTGGTTTTGTGCTGCAGGCAGTTCAGTGCTGGTGTACAACCAGAGGGTACGCTCCGGTATCAACCCACATCCTGGTACCAGGCTTTGGTTTCGGTCATTTCTTCACATGCTTCCCTGTAACAGAGCAAGCGCGCCAATAAAAAATCATGCTTCAAAATAAACCAGTCAGCCCCAAACTGCTCCCCGGCACGAGCAGGGTCAGCAGCTGAAGCAATGCAGCAATTGCCCCTTGCAGCGGGCAGCCTCTCGCTGCCTTCTGCCAGTGCACCGGGGAGCCACAACTCCATCAGTCCTTCGTTAGCGTCTCACTGCTCAGCGACGACTTCTGCGGTCGGCATCTTCCTGAAGGTGACGCTGAGTTCTGCAAAGAGCAGCCTCCCAGTTCGTGTCTGAGCTCCTCGGCAGAcgaagggaaagagaaggctgcgtttggggaaaaatataatgAGGGGTAGCACTTGTTCATGCGATAGCAGCTGTCCTTCCATTTTTATAGGAAGAGGGAAAGCGTTCTCTGCTTCTCTATCAACCTGTGCTGATTTACTGTTGCTGGAAATAGAAACCTGCCTGGTACAAttcagggagaaagaagagcttTTAATACAACAGGAATTCTGCTTTAAAAGCCCAAACCAGAGCACTGCAATCTGCCTTGCTCTCTGTCTCCCACTGAAAACCAGCCATGCTGGTGCAGTTGCACAGAGCGCAGCCCTCTTCACCAGCTTGAGAGGGGTGTGTGcgtgtggggagggggaagaaaataaataaggccGATTTATGTGGCTGGCCTTGTCCCTAAACAGTTCATTTCTGAAGGATTAACAAAACAGACCGCATTAGCTCCGGTGGCCAAGCGCGTGCTAGCGGAAAACAGAATTCACTTGTTCAGGCTCCAGCTGGAGACCAGCAGCCCAAGGCTCCGAGCTCAGCACCACAAAGCGAcggcggccccgcagcgccaGCCCAGCTGCCGCGCGGTGGCACTGCTCCTCCAGCATCGGGGCGAGGCGGCGACGCGGGCTGCAGCAGCCATGGGAATAATGAAAGGCTGATTCTCGTCTTCCTCTGCAAGCTTGCTGCATTATTAAAAGGTAGCAGAAAGCGTCGTCAAGCATCTGCACGATGCTGTGCCCAATTCCGGGAGGGagaggagccccccccccccccactttcCTGCAGGGTGTGCCATTCATCCGCATTTCTCCAGCAGTGTTTCATTTGCGACAAGAACGCTCAGGTTAAATTTTGCAGTACCCAATTacaactgaaaattatttcaagcatGACGGTAGGGAAAGACAGGTTATGAAACCCGAGTACGCTATTGCTTCTGCAGAAACCGCGCTGCCTAGGTAACTCGCACACTGTGCAGTACGTTTTCTGTGTCTGATTTGGTATTCAAGGAGCTTCAATTAGTCGGTTCGTCTTCCCTCCTAGTTGCAAACTGTCACAGAGATCTCCTGATGCACAAAACCACCTTGTACTCTCCAGCTTGCGTACAAATCAAATCCGATTCCACCACCCTTTTGGGTAGCATCTCTTGTAAGGcactcatttaaaaaacaaacaaacccgAGCTTCActtattttcctcctatttcTGTCGTTACACAGGCTGCTTTCCACCCCTCTCTCAGACAGGGTAGAGATGGCCCATGCCCATTGCTGGAATACTGATCTAAAAGACAGGACCCATCCATGTTTTTAAGCGCTGTTGAAGTTGAGGATCAGCTGTCTG
This Oxyura jamaicensis isolate SHBP4307 breed ruddy duck chromosome 14, BPBGC_Ojam_1.0, whole genome shotgun sequence DNA region includes the following protein-coding sequences:
- the TNFRSF13B gene encoding tumor necrosis factor receptor superfamily member 13B isoform X2; amino-acid sequence: MAQALIKSTSNNKPPEQCAGSERAVRWQEPRGSSRRARATPMDGTHLGCDAMNNCTDQQYWDALVCQCIPCSLICGRSAVRRCAALCESMVCNRKAGFYYDKLLKKCINCATVCGQHPKQCDPSCGCALVTTPPPPAALVTALPPAAAVEQKACAEQEPWLVVYLLLGLCLCALICSLFLGWTHLRRKGEVGSCQASAGTCHRREDSSKDRLVEAGSVGDGSTGSRVPEPVETCGFCFPGHGSAVQESKAHHSPSCHPGERAAAAHTGVCSTGSAGAIPSPDDGHFKIICSPSQEKTPMA
- the TNFRSF13B gene encoding tumor necrosis factor receptor superfamily member 13B isoform X1, which gives rise to MAQALIKSTSNNKPPEQCAGSERAVRWQEPRGSSRRARATPMDGTHLGCDAMNNCTDQQYWDALVCQCIPCSLICGRSAVRRCAALCESMVCNRKAGFYYDKLLKKCINCATVCGQHPKQCDPSCGSGALVTTPPPPAALVTALPPAAAVEQKACAEQEPWLVVYLLLGLCLCALICSLFLGWTHLRRKGEVGSCQASAGTCHRREDSSKDRLVEAGSVGDGSTGSRVPEPVETCGFCFPGHGSAVQESKAHHSPSCHPGERAAAAHTGVCSTGSAGAIPSPDDGHFKIICSPSQEKTPMA